A window of the Ardenticatenales bacterium genome harbors these coding sequences:
- the mraZ gene encoding division/cell wall cluster transcriptional repressor MraZ, which translates to MFLGEFVHTIDDKGRLTIPAKFRGELAAGLVITRGFDRNLMLFPLDGWQNLADEIATRPLSDEGMRAFRRRVFSGAADLVPDRQGRIVLPAYLREFAGIETEVVVTGMYNYLEIWNADNWQAVRTEVEESDDATRWDDLGI; encoded by the coding sequence ATGTTCTTAGGCGAGTTCGTCCACACCATCGACGATAAAGGGCGTTTGACCATTCCCGCCAAGTTCCGCGGCGAACTGGCGGCCGGGCTGGTGATTACGCGCGGCTTCGACCGCAACCTGATGCTGTTTCCGCTGGATGGCTGGCAGAACCTGGCGGACGAAATCGCTACCCGGCCTCTCAGCGATGAGGGGATGCGGGCTTTCCGGCGGCGCGTTTTTTCCGGCGCGGCGGACCTGGTGCCGGATCGTCAGGGTCGGATTGTTTTGCCGGCATATCTGCGCGAATTTGCCGGCATTGAAACAGAAGTCGTCGTCACCGGCATGTACAACTACCTGGAAATTTGGAACGCCGACAACTGGCAAGCCGTACGCACCGAAGTCGAAGAAAGCGACGATGCCACCCGCTGGGATGACCTGGGGATTTGA
- the rsmH gene encoding 16S rRNA (cytosine(1402)-N(4))-methyltransferase RsmH encodes MSATSDAAHIPVLFQETMHILRPHAGGRYIDGTVGAGGHTAGLLAASAPDGKVLAFDRDPEAISFARARLQSDASRVTFINASYAEMGQLAPTYGFNQVDGVLLDLGLSSRQLEDGLRGFSFLRDGPLDMRFDPRRGKTAADLINTLSETDLASLFWHYGEERSSRKIARAIVLARPLHTTGELRQVIEAVMGRRGRKHPATQVFQALRIVVNEELAAVEKGLAAGIDLLKPGGRMAVISFHSLEDRLVKQTFRQLSRDCVCPPQQPICTCDAHAVVQLVTRKAVQPGDEEIAANPRSRSARLRVVEKRSGVA; translated from the coding sequence ATGTCGGCCACATCGGACGCCGCCCATATCCCTGTTCTCTTCCAGGAAACCATGCACATATTGCGCCCCCACGCCGGCGGGCGCTACATCGACGGCACAGTAGGCGCGGGCGGTCATACAGCGGGCCTGCTGGCCGCATCCGCCCCGGACGGAAAGGTCCTCGCCTTTGACCGCGACCCGGAAGCCATCTCTTTTGCCCGCGCCCGTCTGCAATCGGACGCCAGCCGTGTGACATTTATCAATGCCAGTTACGCCGAAATGGGCCAACTGGCGCCAACCTATGGTTTCAACCAGGTTGATGGTGTTTTGCTCGACCTGGGGTTGTCCTCCCGCCAGTTGGAAGATGGTCTGCGCGGGTTTTCGTTCTTACGGGACGGCCCCCTGGATATGCGCTTCGATCCGCGCCGGGGCAAAACGGCGGCGGACCTCATTAACACACTGTCAGAAACCGATCTAGCCAGCCTGTTCTGGCATTATGGCGAAGAGCGATCCAGTCGTAAAATTGCTCGCGCCATCGTCCTGGCACGACCGCTGCACACAACGGGGGAGCTGCGGCAGGTGATCGAAGCGGTCATGGGGCGACGTGGACGTAAGCACCCCGCCACCCAGGTTTTCCAGGCGCTGCGGATTGTCGTCAACGAGGAGTTGGCGGCGGTGGAAAAAGGGTTGGCTGCCGGCATCGACCTGCTCAAGCCGGGCGGGCGCATGGCCGTGATCAGCTTTCACTCGCTAGAAGACCGCCTGGTCAAGCAGACATTCCGCCAACTTTCCCGCGACTGTGTTTGCCCGCCGCAACAGCCAATTTGCACTTGCGATGCCCACGCCGTTGTCCAGTTGGTGACGCGCAAGGCAGTTCAGCCGGGCGACGAAGAAATCGCCGCCAATCCACGCAGCCGCAGCGCCCGCCTGCGCGTCGTGGAGAAGAGAAGTGGCGTGGCGTAG
- a CDS encoding septum formation initiator family protein, with product MSDPVPSARQRAAEALKKLPWLTEAQAALGWGIILILIALLGAIYLSQTSRTAIVGRRIQALQEELDNLKQSNGELESAIATAQSLDRLENEARRLGFVPPRSEEIEYLVVPGYPVMENAGISPTPNAIIRKPPHTMREAIWLLLKATFGNLVQGESGEQ from the coding sequence ATGTCCGATCCCGTTCCCTCCGCTCGTCAACGCGCCGCCGAAGCGCTGAAGAAACTCCCCTGGCTGACTGAAGCGCAAGCGGCTCTTGGCTGGGGCATTATTCTCATCCTGATTGCCCTGCTAGGAGCGATTTATCTCAGCCAGACGAGTCGCACGGCCATTGTGGGGCGACGGATACAGGCGCTGCAGGAGGAACTGGATAACCTGAAACAGAGCAATGGGGAACTGGAATCGGCGATTGCCACGGCGCAATCATTGGATCGGTTGGAAAATGAGGCGCGACGGCTGGGATTCGTCCCGCCGCGCTCCGAGGAGATTGAATATCTGGTTGTGCCGGGTTATCCCGTGATGGAAAATGCCGGCATTTCTCCCACCCCCAACGCCATCATCCGCAAACCCCCGCACACCATGCGCGAAGCCATATGGCTCCTCCTTAAAGCCACATTCGGCAACCTCGTGCAAGGAGAATCTGGTGAACAGTAG